A region of the Cucurbita pepo subsp. pepo cultivar mu-cu-16 chromosome LG14, ASM280686v2, whole genome shotgun sequence genome:
AGACTGGTGAGTCACCACTTCAACCGAAGATAGCACAAGGTTGATCTCAGCAACCGATGAGTCACCACTTCAACAAAAGATAGCACAAGGTTGATCTCGGCAACCGGTGAGTCACCACTTCAACAAAAGATAGCACAAGGCTGATCTCGGCAACCGGTGAGTCACCACTTCAACAGAAGATAGCACAAGGCTGATCTCGGCAACCGGTGAGTCACCACTTCAACAGAAGATAGCACAAGGCTGATCTCGGCAACCGGTGAGTCACCACTTCAACAGAAGATAGCACAAGGCTGATCTCGGCAACCGGTGAGTCACCACTTCAACAGAAGATAGCCTAAGATAGCACAAGTCTGATCTCGGTAACTGGTGAGTCACCACTTCAACAGAAGATAGCCTAAGATAGCACAAGGCTGATCTCGGCAACTGAGGATCGCTTTGTGCCTGACTCCACTCACTACCTTTTAGTGTGAATGGATAAAGAAAGGCCCTCAAAGAGCTCGATACCAAACAGGCACAACTAAGAAATAATATGTTCGATCGAACGGTTCAAACTACCGAGGTCACCTCAAAATTATACCtaagttaaatttaaaataaaaaaaccaaaaaaaaaaaaattctgaagtaaaatatgaattatatGTAAATTATATATCAATGTAAATCcaagcaaacaaaaaacagaacaGAGTTGGTAACTAGAAAGTAATCAACGAGCAGATGAACAAAgaagagatagagagagagatccaAAAATTGTGGAAATATTTTGCGAACTTAAGAAGATGAGCAACAAGGCTTCTTTGAATTGGCCTCAGATTCACCAACCACAATGGTTTTACCTTCTTTGATgttagcagcagcagcagcggGCTCCTCTGAATTGAGGGACTTCTTGCTGATTATCCGATATATCTCTGAGAGAATTGTTTGGAAAGCCTTCTCCACATTTGTTGCTTCAAGAGCAGATGTTTCGATGAACGACAGCCCTTCTTTCTCGGCATAGCTTTGAGCGTCCTCCGTTGCCACCGCTCGGAGGTGTTTCAGATCAGTCTTGTTTCCGATTAACATGATGACTATGTTGGAATCTGCATGGTCTCTGAGTTCCTTCAACCAACGGCTTACGTTATCAAATGTCATCGGTTTTGTTACGTCGTACACGAGAAGAGCTCCAAGGGCACCCCTATAGTAAGCACTGGTTATCGCTCTGTATCGCTCTTGACCGGCTGTGTCCCATATCTGGGCTTTCACAGTTCTTCCCTCAACCTGATAAATAAGCAGAACAGTTCTTGATAACTTTCATAATATAATGGATCCCTTAAACCCACCTTAAGGCTAAAATGTCATATCAAACAAATGATCAAAAGCTGTTCTGTTTGTATATCCAAAACGTTTTGTTGATTTTATAAAGCAAAGATTAACTTCATAGGCAAGaatcagaaaataaaattggaaaccATGCGCCTGTAATTTTAGTCTGAGAgggtaaaaaggaaaagggctCCGAAAAACCGAACAGTTTCAGTCATCTAGCTGTttgacgaacacgactctccacaatggtatgatattgtccattttgagcataagctctcagggctttttttgggtttccccaaaaggcctcaaaccaatggagttagtattcatcacttataaacccatgatcatttcctaaattagcgaGGAGTCACCACCGCGTTCGACATTAACTCAGCTTACaagacaaacaaaaatgagTTCGAAATCTTTAGCAGGACAAGAACTACAGATATCACAAAAGTTCCATCATTCTGCAGAGATCCAGATTATGGCAACGATTAGTTCAACAAATGTGCCACTAACATCACATAGACGACCCAAGAAGCTCCAAAATCTATCATCAAAACGTGTGTTTATGTGCGTGACAAGATCACTAACTAAAGAACATTTTCCAGGTATCAACTATAGTCCAAGAAACTGAGATTTAAACGACCACATAATGCAGTGTAAATCAAAATCTGCAGCGAGCGGCTAGAATTGCAAATGTTTCTCCACTTTGGTAAGTACTTGATGAAATGCATTTCCTCTTTAGAATTGCTATCAAATTGCTTGAACGTGTCAAGTTTGCgtaataaaaaaggaaaggaaggaATGGAAGAAGGGTGGAATGCATAAACAAAATCTGAATAATAATTGCATTTTCCagattcttatttttaaagaatggCATTAAGGTTCTATGGACTGAATTAAATGGCATCAAAACAATCAATTATGATATTCAGATATATCTCCGTTAACAGTTAGGATGGAATCTCTTACCGATCCACAGATcagaatttgaataatttcCATCAAACGCTATACCTAATCAGGCGTTTTTCTCAATTCATCATCGAAATCCAGATCAGTAAAGA
Encoded here:
- the LOC111810434 gene encoding ras-related protein RABA2a, coding for MARRPDDDYDYLFKVVLIGDSGVGKSNLLSRFTRNEFCLESKSTIGVEFATRTLQVEGRTVKAQIWDTAGQERYRAITSAYYRGALGALLVYDVTKPMTFDNVSRWLKELRDHADSNIVIMLIGNKTDLKHLRAVATEDAQSYAEKEGLSFIETSALEATNVEKAFQTILSEIYRIISKKSLNSEEPAAAAANIKEGKTIVVGESEANSKKPCCSSS